Proteins encoded by one window of Tubulanus polymorphus chromosome 7, tnTubPoly1.2, whole genome shotgun sequence:
- the LOC141908747 gene encoding dynamin-1-like isoform X10, with amino-acid sequence MAGNAGMEQLIPLVNKLQDAFASLGVPLSLDLPQIAVVGSQSAGKSSVLENFVGRDFLPRGSGIVTRRPLVLQLNNHGHEYAEFLHCKGKKFTDFDLVRKEIEDETDRVTGSNKGISNAPINLRVFSPNVLNLTLIDLPGMTRVAVGDQPVDIEQQIRSMVMEFIGNANCLILAVSPANTDLANSDALKIAKEVDPQGLRTIGVITKLDLMDEGTDAKDILENRTLPLRRGYVGVVNRSQKDIDGRKDIKAAMAAERKFFLSHPCYRHMADKMGTPYLQRVLNQQLTNHIRDTLPALRNKLQSQLISIEKDVEEFKNFRPDDPARKTKAMLQMIQQFGVDFDEKIEGAGTEVNTAELSGGAKINRIFHERFPFELVKMEFDEKELRKEISIAIKNIHAIRTGLFTPDKAFETIVKRQIEKLKEPCLKCVDMCVTELTNVVRKCTGKMCRYPRLREETERIVNMYIREQESKSKEQLILLVNIQLAYMNTNHEDFIGFANAQQSTEATTKRKLGNQLKFQVIRKGWLTLHNISFMKGGAKDFWFVLTAESLSWFRDEEEKEKKYMLNLDNLKIRDMESGFMSRRHMFALFNTESRNVYKSDRQLELSAETQDDIDSWKASFLRAGVYPERNTEETADEPVHNESMDPVHERQVEIIRNLVESYMKIIYKIIKDTVPKVIMCIVIHTVKEFLKTEMIAQLYSTGDQNSMMEESPEEAQRREDLLRMYHAMKEALTIISDVTTNTMTTPVPPPVNDDWLKPSGNNSSSDFRPPSPGPNRSAPSRAMPPPPQSQPGRTVPPPQPVQAARPAPSLPSRPAPQIPSRPTAGGVVPNLPPPLIPVRPGSGNSTRGTNEYPRIPNRPSIPARPH; translated from the exons ATGGCTGGAAACGCGGGGATGGAACAGCTCATCCCCCTCGTCAATAAACTACAAGATGCATTCGCATCGCTAGGTGTCCCGTTAAGTTTGGATTTGCCCCAAATCGCTGTTGTTGGAAGTCAAAGCGCTGGAAAATCGAGCGTTCTGGAGAATTTTGTCGGGAG GGATTTCTTGCCGCGAGGTTCTGGAATCGTTACGAGACGACCGCTTGTACTACAACTAAACAACCACGGTCACG AGTATGCCGAATTCTTACACTGCAAGGGTAAAAAATTCACCGATTTCGACCTCGTACGTAAAGAGATCGAAGATGAAACCGATCGCGTCACCGGCTCAAATAAAGGCATATCAAATGCACCGATTAACCTGAGAGTCTTCTCACCAAACG ttttgaacCTGACATTGATTGATTTGCCGGGTATGACACGTGTAGCGGTCGGCGACCAACCGGTCGACATCGAGCAGCAGATTCGTAGTATGGTGATGGAATTCATCGGTAACGCTAACTGCCTCATTCTCGCCGTTTCACCGGCAAATACCGATTTAGCGAATTCTGACGCGTTGAAAATCGCGAAGGAAGTCGATCCACAAG GTTTACGAACTATAGgtgttataacaaaattagATTTAATGGATGAAGGTACAGACGCCAAGGACATATTAGAAAATCGAACATTGCCATTACGAAGAG GATACGTAGGTGTAGTGAACAGAAGTCAGAAAGATATCGACGGACGGAAAGACATTAAGGCGGCCATGGCAGCCGAGCGAAAATTCTTCCTCAGTCATCCTTGCTACAG ACACATGGCAGATAAAATGGGTACGCCATATTTACAACGCGTACTCAACCAGCAACTGACCAATCACATTCGCGACACGTTGCCGGCGCTGCGCAACAAACTGCAATCGCAACTGATCAGCATCGAAAAAGACGTCGAGGAATTCAAGAATTTCCGACCGGACGACCCAGCCCGTAAAACAAAGGCCATGTTACA AATGATTCAACAATTCGGCGTCGATTTTGACGAAAAGATCGAAGGAGCCGGAACCGAAGTGAACACTGCCGAGTTATCGGGCGGCGCGAAAATCAATCGCATATTCCACGAACGATTTCCATTCGAATTAGTCAAG AtggaatttgatgagaagGAATTAAGAAAGGAAATAAGCATagcaattaaaaatatccacGCCATCAG GACGGGTCTATTTACACCTGACAAAGCGTTCGAAACGATCGTCAAACGACAAATCGAGAAATTAAAAGAACCGTGTTTGAAATGCGTCGACATGTGCGTAACAGAATTGACAAATGTCGTACGTAAATGTACTGGAAAG ATGTGTCGATATCCGCGGTTACGCGAAGAGACCGAACGTATAGTGAACATGTACATTCGCGAACAGGAGTCGAAATCGAAGGAACAATTGATATTACTGGTGAATATACAACTCGCCTACATGAATACAAACCACGAGGATTTCATCGGTTTCGCAAA TGCGCAACAATCGACTGAAGCGACGACTAAACGAAAACTTGGGAATCAG CTGAAGTTTCAG GTCATTCGTAAAGGTTGGCTGACGCTGCATAACATCAGTTTCATGAAGGGTGGAGCGAAAGATTTTTGGTTTGTGTTGACCGCTGAATCATTATCTTGGTTCAGAGACGAAGAG gaaaaagaaaagaagtaCATGTTGAATCTGGATAACTTGAAAATACGCGACATGGAATCTGGATTCATGTCTCGACGTCACATGTTCGCGTTGTTCAACACGGAATCGAG GAATGTCTATAAAAGCGATCGTCAACTCGAGTTATCGGCTGAAACTCAAGACGACATCGACAGCTGGAAGGCATCGTTCCTACGCGCCGGTGTTTACCCGGAGCGTAATACCGAAGAAACGGCCGAT GAACCGGTTCACAACGAGTCGATGGACCCGGTACACGAGCGACAAGTCGAGATCATTCGCAATCTTGTCGAATCgtacatgaaaataatctataaaataATCAAGGACACTGTGCCGAAGGTCATCATGTGTATAGTGATTCATACT GTCAAAGAATTCTTGAAGACGGAAATGATCGCGCAGCTGTATTCAACTGGAGACCAG AATTCGATGATGGAGGAATCACCGGAAGAAGCGCAGCGACGCGAGGATCTACTGCGTATGTACCACGCGATGAAAGAAGCGTTGACGATCATCTCCGACGTAACGACCAACACGATGACGACACCAGTGCCTCCACCTGTCAACGATGATTGGCTGAAACCATCGGGTAACAACAGCAG TTCTGATTTCAGACCTCCGTCGCCGGGACCAAATCGATCGGCGCCGTCGCGAGCGATGCCGCCTCCGCCGCAGTCGCAACCCGGTCGTACGGTGCCGCCACCTCAACCGGTACAAGCGGCGCGACCGGCTCCGTCGTTGCCATCGAGACCAGCGCCTCAGATACCGTCGCGCCCAACAGCTGGCGGCGTCGTACCCAACCTACCACCTCCTCTTATACCTGT GCGTCCAGGCAGCGGTAATTCAACGCGAGGCACGAACGAATATCCTCGAATACCGAATCGTCCGTCCATTCCGGCACGACCCCATTGa
- the LOC141908747 gene encoding dynamin-1-like isoform X7, translated as MAGNAGMEQLIPLVNKLQDAFASLGVPLSLDLPQIAVVGSQSAGKSSVLENFVGRDFLPRGSGIVTRRPLVLQLNNHGHEYAEFLHCKGKKFTDFDLVRKEIEDETDRVTGSNKGISNAPINLRVFSPNVLNLTLIDLPGMTRVAVGDQPVDIEQQIRSMVMEFIGNANCLILAVSPANTDLANSDALKIAKEVDPQGLRTIGVITKLDLMDEGTDAKDILENRTLPLRRGYVGVVNRSQKDIDGRKDIKAAMAAERKFFLSHPCYRHMADKMGTPYLQRVLNQQLTNHIRDTLPALRNKLQSQLISIEKDVEEFKNFRPDDPARKTKAMLQMIQQFGVDFDEKIEGAGTEVNTAELSGGAKINRIFHERFPFELVKMEFDEKELRKEISIAIKNIHAIRTGLFTPDKAFETIVKRQIEKLKEPCLKCVDMCVTELTNVVRKCTGKMCRYPRLREETERIVNMYIREQESKSKEQLILLVNIQLAYMNTNHEDFIGFANAQQSTEATTKRKLGNQLKFQVIRKGWLTLHNISFMKGGAKDFWFVLTAESLSWFRDEEEKEKKYMLNLDNLKIRDMESGFMSRRHMFALFNTESSVEGRINRVNVYKSDRQLELSAETQDDIDSWKASFLRAGVYPERNTEETADANSEVGSMDPQLERQVETIRNLVDSYMKIIYKTIRDMIPKTIMHLIVNQVKEFLKTEMIAQLYSTGDQNSMMEESPEEAQRREDLLRMYHAMKEALTIISDVTTNTMTTPVPPPVNDDWLKPSGNNSSSDFRPPSPGPNRSAPSRAMPPPPQSQPGRTVPPPQPVQAARPAPSLPSRPAPQIPSRPTAGGVVPNLPPPLIPVRPGSGNSTRGTNEYPRIPNRPSIPARPH; from the exons ATGGCTGGAAACGCGGGGATGGAACAGCTCATCCCCCTCGTCAATAAACTACAAGATGCATTCGCATCGCTAGGTGTCCCGTTAAGTTTGGATTTGCCCCAAATCGCTGTTGTTGGAAGTCAAAGCGCTGGAAAATCGAGCGTTCTGGAGAATTTTGTCGGGAG GGATTTCTTGCCGCGAGGTTCTGGAATCGTTACGAGACGACCGCTTGTACTACAACTAAACAACCACGGTCACG AGTATGCCGAATTCTTACACTGCAAGGGTAAAAAATTCACCGATTTCGACCTCGTACGTAAAGAGATCGAAGATGAAACCGATCGCGTCACCGGCTCAAATAAAGGCATATCAAATGCACCGATTAACCTGAGAGTCTTCTCACCAAACG ttttgaacCTGACATTGATTGATTTGCCGGGTATGACACGTGTAGCGGTCGGCGACCAACCGGTCGACATCGAGCAGCAGATTCGTAGTATGGTGATGGAATTCATCGGTAACGCTAACTGCCTCATTCTCGCCGTTTCACCGGCAAATACCGATTTAGCGAATTCTGACGCGTTGAAAATCGCGAAGGAAGTCGATCCACAAG GTTTACGAACTATAGgtgttataacaaaattagATTTAATGGATGAAGGTACAGACGCCAAGGACATATTAGAAAATCGAACATTGCCATTACGAAGAG GATACGTAGGTGTAGTGAACAGAAGTCAGAAAGATATCGACGGACGGAAAGACATTAAGGCGGCCATGGCAGCCGAGCGAAAATTCTTCCTCAGTCATCCTTGCTACAG ACACATGGCAGATAAAATGGGTACGCCATATTTACAACGCGTACTCAACCAGCAACTGACCAATCACATTCGCGACACGTTGCCGGCGCTGCGCAACAAACTGCAATCGCAACTGATCAGCATCGAAAAAGACGTCGAGGAATTCAAGAATTTCCGACCGGACGACCCAGCCCGTAAAACAAAGGCCATGTTACA AATGATTCAACAATTCGGCGTCGATTTTGACGAAAAGATCGAAGGAGCCGGAACCGAAGTGAACACTGCCGAGTTATCGGGCGGCGCGAAAATCAATCGCATATTCCACGAACGATTTCCATTCGAATTAGTCAAG AtggaatttgatgagaagGAATTAAGAAAGGAAATAAGCATagcaattaaaaatatccacGCCATCAG GACGGGTCTATTTACACCTGACAAAGCGTTCGAAACGATCGTCAAACGACAAATCGAGAAATTAAAAGAACCGTGTTTGAAATGCGTCGACATGTGCGTAACAGAATTGACAAATGTCGTACGTAAATGTACTGGAAAG ATGTGTCGATATCCGCGGTTACGCGAAGAGACCGAACGTATAGTGAACATGTACATTCGCGAACAGGAGTCGAAATCGAAGGAACAATTGATATTACTGGTGAATATACAACTCGCCTACATGAATACAAACCACGAGGATTTCATCGGTTTCGCAAA TGCGCAACAATCGACTGAAGCGACGACTAAACGAAAACTTGGGAATCAG CTGAAGTTTCAG GTCATTCGTAAAGGTTGGCTGACGCTGCATAACATCAGTTTCATGAAGGGTGGAGCGAAAGATTTTTGGTTTGTGTTGACCGCTGAATCATTATCTTGGTTCAGAGACGAAGAG gaaaaagaaaagaagtaCATGTTGAATCTGGATAACTTGAAAATACGCGACATGGAATCTGGATTCATGTCTCGACGTCACATGTTCGCGTTGTTCAACACGGAATCGAG TGTGGAGGGACGAATTAATAGAGT GAATGTCTATAAAAGCGATCGTCAACTCGAGTTATCGGCTGAAACTCAAGACGACATCGACAGCTGGAAGGCATCGTTCCTACGCGCCGGTGTTTACCCGGAGCGTAATACCGAAGAAACGGCCGAT gctAACTCTGAAGTCGGTTCGATGGATCCTCAACTCGAACGACAAGTAGAAACCATTCGTAATCTAGTCGATTCTTACATGAAAATCATCTATAAAACAATACGCGACATGATCCCGAAAACGATCATGCATTTGATCGTTAATCAG GTCAAAGAATTCTTGAAGACGGAAATGATCGCGCAGCTGTATTCAACTGGAGACCAG AATTCGATGATGGAGGAATCACCGGAAGAAGCGCAGCGACGCGAGGATCTACTGCGTATGTACCACGCGATGAAAGAAGCGTTGACGATCATCTCCGACGTAACGACCAACACGATGACGACACCAGTGCCTCCACCTGTCAACGATGATTGGCTGAAACCATCGGGTAACAACAGCAG TTCTGATTTCAGACCTCCGTCGCCGGGACCAAATCGATCGGCGCCGTCGCGAGCGATGCCGCCTCCGCCGCAGTCGCAACCCGGTCGTACGGTGCCGCCACCTCAACCGGTACAAGCGGCGCGACCGGCTCCGTCGTTGCCATCGAGACCAGCGCCTCAGATACCGTCGCGCCCAACAGCTGGCGGCGTCGTACCCAACCTACCACCTCCTCTTATACCTGT GCGTCCAGGCAGCGGTAATTCAACGCGAGGCACGAACGAATATCCTCGAATACCGAATCGTCCGTCCATTCCGGCACGACCCCATTGa
- the LOC141908747 gene encoding dynamin-1-like isoform X8, with translation MAGNAGMEQLIPLVNKLQDAFASLGVPLSLDLPQIAVVGSQSAGKSSVLENFVGRDFLPRGSGIVTRRPLVLQLNNHGHEYAEFLHCKGKKFTDFDLVRKEIEDETDRVTGSNKGISNAPINLRVFSPNVLNLTLIDLPGMTRVAVGDQPVDIEQQIRSMVMEFIGNANCLILAVSPANTDLANSDALKIAKEVDPQGLRTIGVITKLDLMDEGTDAKDILENRTLPLRRGYVGVVNRSQKDIDGRKDIKAAMAAERKFFLSHPCYRHMADKMGTPYLQRVLNQQLTNHIRDTLPALRNKLQSQLISIEKDVEEFKNFRPDDPARKTKAMLQMIQQFGVDFDEKIEGAGTEVNTAELSGGAKINRIFHERFPFELVKMEFDEKELRKEISIAIKNIHAIRTGLFTPDKAFETIVKRQIEKLKEPCLKCVDMCVTELTNVVRKCTGKMCRYPRLREETERIVNMYIREQESKSKEQLILLVNIQLAYMNTNHEDFIGFANAQQSTEATTKRKLGNQLKFQVIRKGWLTLHNISFMKGGAKDFWFVLTAESLSWFRDEEEKEKKYMLNLDNLKIRDMESGFMSRRHMFALFNTESSVEGRINRVNVYKSDRQLELSAETQDDIDSWKASFLRAGVYPERNTEETADEPVHNESMDPVHERQVEIIRNLVESYMKIIYKIIKDTVPKVIMCIVIHTVKEFLKTEMIAQLYSTGDQNSMMEESPEEAQRREDLLRMYHAMKEALTIISDVTTNTMTTPVPPPVNDDWLKPSGNNSSSDFRPPSPGPNRSAPSRAMPPPPQSQPGRTVPPPQPVQAARPAPSLPSRPAPQIPSRPTAGGVVPNLPPPLIPVRPGSGNSTRGTNEYPRIPNRPSIPARPH, from the exons ATGGCTGGAAACGCGGGGATGGAACAGCTCATCCCCCTCGTCAATAAACTACAAGATGCATTCGCATCGCTAGGTGTCCCGTTAAGTTTGGATTTGCCCCAAATCGCTGTTGTTGGAAGTCAAAGCGCTGGAAAATCGAGCGTTCTGGAGAATTTTGTCGGGAG GGATTTCTTGCCGCGAGGTTCTGGAATCGTTACGAGACGACCGCTTGTACTACAACTAAACAACCACGGTCACG AGTATGCCGAATTCTTACACTGCAAGGGTAAAAAATTCACCGATTTCGACCTCGTACGTAAAGAGATCGAAGATGAAACCGATCGCGTCACCGGCTCAAATAAAGGCATATCAAATGCACCGATTAACCTGAGAGTCTTCTCACCAAACG ttttgaacCTGACATTGATTGATTTGCCGGGTATGACACGTGTAGCGGTCGGCGACCAACCGGTCGACATCGAGCAGCAGATTCGTAGTATGGTGATGGAATTCATCGGTAACGCTAACTGCCTCATTCTCGCCGTTTCACCGGCAAATACCGATTTAGCGAATTCTGACGCGTTGAAAATCGCGAAGGAAGTCGATCCACAAG GTTTACGAACTATAGgtgttataacaaaattagATTTAATGGATGAAGGTACAGACGCCAAGGACATATTAGAAAATCGAACATTGCCATTACGAAGAG GATACGTAGGTGTAGTGAACAGAAGTCAGAAAGATATCGACGGACGGAAAGACATTAAGGCGGCCATGGCAGCCGAGCGAAAATTCTTCCTCAGTCATCCTTGCTACAG ACACATGGCAGATAAAATGGGTACGCCATATTTACAACGCGTACTCAACCAGCAACTGACCAATCACATTCGCGACACGTTGCCGGCGCTGCGCAACAAACTGCAATCGCAACTGATCAGCATCGAAAAAGACGTCGAGGAATTCAAGAATTTCCGACCGGACGACCCAGCCCGTAAAACAAAGGCCATGTTACA AATGATTCAACAATTCGGCGTCGATTTTGACGAAAAGATCGAAGGAGCCGGAACCGAAGTGAACACTGCCGAGTTATCGGGCGGCGCGAAAATCAATCGCATATTCCACGAACGATTTCCATTCGAATTAGTCAAG AtggaatttgatgagaagGAATTAAGAAAGGAAATAAGCATagcaattaaaaatatccacGCCATCAG GACGGGTCTATTTACACCTGACAAAGCGTTCGAAACGATCGTCAAACGACAAATCGAGAAATTAAAAGAACCGTGTTTGAAATGCGTCGACATGTGCGTAACAGAATTGACAAATGTCGTACGTAAATGTACTGGAAAG ATGTGTCGATATCCGCGGTTACGCGAAGAGACCGAACGTATAGTGAACATGTACATTCGCGAACAGGAGTCGAAATCGAAGGAACAATTGATATTACTGGTGAATATACAACTCGCCTACATGAATACAAACCACGAGGATTTCATCGGTTTCGCAAA TGCGCAACAATCGACTGAAGCGACGACTAAACGAAAACTTGGGAATCAG CTGAAGTTTCAG GTCATTCGTAAAGGTTGGCTGACGCTGCATAACATCAGTTTCATGAAGGGTGGAGCGAAAGATTTTTGGTTTGTGTTGACCGCTGAATCATTATCTTGGTTCAGAGACGAAGAG gaaaaagaaaagaagtaCATGTTGAATCTGGATAACTTGAAAATACGCGACATGGAATCTGGATTCATGTCTCGACGTCACATGTTCGCGTTGTTCAACACGGAATCGAG TGTGGAGGGACGAATTAATAGAGT GAATGTCTATAAAAGCGATCGTCAACTCGAGTTATCGGCTGAAACTCAAGACGACATCGACAGCTGGAAGGCATCGTTCCTACGCGCCGGTGTTTACCCGGAGCGTAATACCGAAGAAACGGCCGAT GAACCGGTTCACAACGAGTCGATGGACCCGGTACACGAGCGACAAGTCGAGATCATTCGCAATCTTGTCGAATCgtacatgaaaataatctataaaataATCAAGGACACTGTGCCGAAGGTCATCATGTGTATAGTGATTCATACT GTCAAAGAATTCTTGAAGACGGAAATGATCGCGCAGCTGTATTCAACTGGAGACCAG AATTCGATGATGGAGGAATCACCGGAAGAAGCGCAGCGACGCGAGGATCTACTGCGTATGTACCACGCGATGAAAGAAGCGTTGACGATCATCTCCGACGTAACGACCAACACGATGACGACACCAGTGCCTCCACCTGTCAACGATGATTGGCTGAAACCATCGGGTAACAACAGCAG TTCTGATTTCAGACCTCCGTCGCCGGGACCAAATCGATCGGCGCCGTCGCGAGCGATGCCGCCTCCGCCGCAGTCGCAACCCGGTCGTACGGTGCCGCCACCTCAACCGGTACAAGCGGCGCGACCGGCTCCGTCGTTGCCATCGAGACCAGCGCCTCAGATACCGTCGCGCCCAACAGCTGGCGGCGTCGTACCCAACCTACCACCTCCTCTTATACCTGT GCGTCCAGGCAGCGGTAATTCAACGCGAGGCACGAACGAATATCCTCGAATACCGAATCGTCCGTCCATTCCGGCACGACCCCATTGa
- the LOC141908747 gene encoding dynamin-1-like isoform X6: MAGNAGMEQLIPLVNKLQDAFASLGVPLSLDLPQIAVVGSQSAGKSSVLENFVGRDFLPRGSGIVTRRPLVLQLNNHGHEYAEFLHCKGKKFTDFDLVRKEIEDETDRVTGSNKGISNAPINLRVFSPNVLNLTLIDLPGMTRVAVGDQPVDIEQQIRSMVMEFIGNANCLILAVSPANTDLANSDALKIAKEVDPQGLRTIGVITKLDLMDEGTDAKDILENRTLPLRRGYVGVVNRSQKDIDGRKDIKAAMAAERKFFLSHPCYRHMADKMGTPYLQRVLNQQLTNHIRDTLPALRNKLQSQLISIEKDVEEFKNFRPDDPARKTKAMLQMIQQFGVDFDEKIEGAGTEVNTAELSGGAKINRIFHERFPFELVKMEFDEKELRKEISIAIKNIHAIRTGLFTPDKAFETIVKRQIEKLKEPCLKCVDMCVTELTNVVRKCTGKMCRYPRLREETERIVNMYIREQESKSKEQLILLVNIQLAYMNTNHEDFIGFANAQQSTEATTKRKLGNQVIRKGWLTLHNISFMKGGAKDFWFVLTAESLSWFRDEEEKEKKYMLNLDNLKIRDMESGFMSRRHMFALFNTESRNVYKSDRQLELSAETQDDIDSWKASFLRAGVYPERNTEETADEPVHNESMDPVHERQVEIIRNLVESYMKIIYKIIKDTVPKVIMCIVIHTANSEVGSMDPQLERQVETIRNLVDSYMKIIYKTIRDMIPKTIMHLIVNQVKEFLKTEMIAQLYSTGDQNSMMEESPEEAQRREDLLRMYHAMKEALTIISDVTTNTMTTPVPPPVNDDWLKPSGNNSSSDFRPPSPGPNRSAPSRAMPPPPQSQPGRTVPPPQPVQAARPAPSLPSRPAPQIPSRPTAGGVVPNLPPPLIPVRPGSGNSTRGTNEYPRIPNRPSIPARPH; the protein is encoded by the exons ATGGCTGGAAACGCGGGGATGGAACAGCTCATCCCCCTCGTCAATAAACTACAAGATGCATTCGCATCGCTAGGTGTCCCGTTAAGTTTGGATTTGCCCCAAATCGCTGTTGTTGGAAGTCAAAGCGCTGGAAAATCGAGCGTTCTGGAGAATTTTGTCGGGAG GGATTTCTTGCCGCGAGGTTCTGGAATCGTTACGAGACGACCGCTTGTACTACAACTAAACAACCACGGTCACG AGTATGCCGAATTCTTACACTGCAAGGGTAAAAAATTCACCGATTTCGACCTCGTACGTAAAGAGATCGAAGATGAAACCGATCGCGTCACCGGCTCAAATAAAGGCATATCAAATGCACCGATTAACCTGAGAGTCTTCTCACCAAACG ttttgaacCTGACATTGATTGATTTGCCGGGTATGACACGTGTAGCGGTCGGCGACCAACCGGTCGACATCGAGCAGCAGATTCGTAGTATGGTGATGGAATTCATCGGTAACGCTAACTGCCTCATTCTCGCCGTTTCACCGGCAAATACCGATTTAGCGAATTCTGACGCGTTGAAAATCGCGAAGGAAGTCGATCCACAAG GTTTACGAACTATAGgtgttataacaaaattagATTTAATGGATGAAGGTACAGACGCCAAGGACATATTAGAAAATCGAACATTGCCATTACGAAGAG GATACGTAGGTGTAGTGAACAGAAGTCAGAAAGATATCGACGGACGGAAAGACATTAAGGCGGCCATGGCAGCCGAGCGAAAATTCTTCCTCAGTCATCCTTGCTACAG ACACATGGCAGATAAAATGGGTACGCCATATTTACAACGCGTACTCAACCAGCAACTGACCAATCACATTCGCGACACGTTGCCGGCGCTGCGCAACAAACTGCAATCGCAACTGATCAGCATCGAAAAAGACGTCGAGGAATTCAAGAATTTCCGACCGGACGACCCAGCCCGTAAAACAAAGGCCATGTTACA AATGATTCAACAATTCGGCGTCGATTTTGACGAAAAGATCGAAGGAGCCGGAACCGAAGTGAACACTGCCGAGTTATCGGGCGGCGCGAAAATCAATCGCATATTCCACGAACGATTTCCATTCGAATTAGTCAAG AtggaatttgatgagaagGAATTAAGAAAGGAAATAAGCATagcaattaaaaatatccacGCCATCAG GACGGGTCTATTTACACCTGACAAAGCGTTCGAAACGATCGTCAAACGACAAATCGAGAAATTAAAAGAACCGTGTTTGAAATGCGTCGACATGTGCGTAACAGAATTGACAAATGTCGTACGTAAATGTACTGGAAAG ATGTGTCGATATCCGCGGTTACGCGAAGAGACCGAACGTATAGTGAACATGTACATTCGCGAACAGGAGTCGAAATCGAAGGAACAATTGATATTACTGGTGAATATACAACTCGCCTACATGAATACAAACCACGAGGATTTCATCGGTTTCGCAAA TGCGCAACAATCGACTGAAGCGACGACTAAACGAAAACTTGGGAATCAG GTCATTCGTAAAGGTTGGCTGACGCTGCATAACATCAGTTTCATGAAGGGTGGAGCGAAAGATTTTTGGTTTGTGTTGACCGCTGAATCATTATCTTGGTTCAGAGACGAAGAG gaaaaagaaaagaagtaCATGTTGAATCTGGATAACTTGAAAATACGCGACATGGAATCTGGATTCATGTCTCGACGTCACATGTTCGCGTTGTTCAACACGGAATCGAG GAATGTCTATAAAAGCGATCGTCAACTCGAGTTATCGGCTGAAACTCAAGACGACATCGACAGCTGGAAGGCATCGTTCCTACGCGCCGGTGTTTACCCGGAGCGTAATACCGAAGAAACGGCCGAT GAACCGGTTCACAACGAGTCGATGGACCCGGTACACGAGCGACAAGTCGAGATCATTCGCAATCTTGTCGAATCgtacatgaaaataatctataaaataATCAAGGACACTGTGCCGAAGGTCATCATGTGTATAGTGATTCATACT gctAACTCTGAAGTCGGTTCGATGGATCCTCAACTCGAACGACAAGTAGAAACCATTCGTAATCTAGTCGATTCTTACATGAAAATCATCTATAAAACAATACGCGACATGATCCCGAAAACGATCATGCATTTGATCGTTAATCAG GTCAAAGAATTCTTGAAGACGGAAATGATCGCGCAGCTGTATTCAACTGGAGACCAG AATTCGATGATGGAGGAATCACCGGAAGAAGCGCAGCGACGCGAGGATCTACTGCGTATGTACCACGCGATGAAAGAAGCGTTGACGATCATCTCCGACGTAACGACCAACACGATGACGACACCAGTGCCTCCACCTGTCAACGATGATTGGCTGAAACCATCGGGTAACAACAGCAG TTCTGATTTCAGACCTCCGTCGCCGGGACCAAATCGATCGGCGCCGTCGCGAGCGATGCCGCCTCCGCCGCAGTCGCAACCCGGTCGTACGGTGCCGCCACCTCAACCGGTACAAGCGGCGCGACCGGCTCCGTCGTTGCCATCGAGACCAGCGCCTCAGATACCGTCGCGCCCAACAGCTGGCGGCGTCGTACCCAACCTACCACCTCCTCTTATACCTGT GCGTCCAGGCAGCGGTAATTCAACGCGAGGCACGAACGAATATCCTCGAATACCGAATCGTCCGTCCATTCCGGCACGACCCCATTGa